From Cellvibrio zantedeschiae, the proteins below share one genomic window:
- the dnaQ gene encoding DNA polymerase III subunit epsilon — MRQIVLDTETTGLETSQGHRIIEIGCVELFNRRLTGRHYHQYINPEREVDAGAFQVHGISNEMLADKPKFAQIADEFLAFVGEADLIIHNAAFDIGFINAEFARLIPRPATIETNRSVIDSLLLARAKHPGQKNNLDALCKRYGVDNSQRDLHGALLDAEILADVYLLMTGGQTALSLGGNQSNNKDSSSSGNEIRRLPSTRRPLPVLVAKESELDAHQDKLASINKSSAGNCIWLKEVVAEAQV; from the coding sequence ATGCGTCAAATCGTTCTGGATACCGAAACCACTGGTCTTGAAACATCACAAGGTCACCGCATTATTGAAATAGGTTGCGTCGAACTCTTTAACCGTCGCCTGACTGGTCGCCACTACCATCAATACATCAACCCTGAGCGCGAAGTCGATGCAGGCGCGTTCCAGGTGCATGGCATTAGCAATGAAATGCTGGCCGATAAGCCAAAATTTGCGCAGATAGCCGATGAATTCCTGGCATTCGTGGGCGAGGCCGATTTGATCATTCACAACGCGGCGTTTGATATTGGCTTTATTAATGCCGAATTTGCGCGCCTGATTCCCCGTCCAGCGACTATTGAAACCAATAGGTCTGTTATCGACAGCCTTTTGCTTGCGCGTGCTAAACACCCCGGCCAAAAGAACAATCTGGATGCGCTCTGTAAACGCTACGGCGTAGACAACTCCCAGCGCGATCTCCATGGCGCTTTGCTCGACGCCGAGATTTTGGCTGATGTTTATTTGCTAATGACGGGTGGCCAAACCGCCTTATCGCTCGGCGGTAATCAATCGAACAACAAAGATTCCAGCAGCTCCGGAAATGAAATCAGGCGCCTGCCTTCCACTCGCAGGCCGCTACCAGTGCTTGTAGCCAAGGAGTCGGAATTGGATGCTCATCAAGATAAACTGGCAAGCATCAACAAAAGTAGCGCGGGCAACTGCATTTGGTTGAAAGAGGTTGTTGCTGAGGCTCAAGTCTAG
- the rnhA gene encoding ribonuclease HI produces the protein MKKIELFTDGACKGNPGPGGWGALLRYGGVEKSLYGGEAETTNNRMELMAAIEGLSALKEPCAVLLTTDSQYVLKGVTEWIAGWKRNGWKTAAKQPVKNADLWQRLDEQTQRHEVEWRWVRGHTGHRENEIADSLANRGIEELS, from the coding sequence TTGAAAAAAATAGAATTATTTACAGATGGAGCCTGCAAAGGTAACCCCGGCCCAGGCGGTTGGGGGGCGCTACTGCGCTATGGTGGAGTTGAAAAGTCCCTCTACGGCGGCGAAGCAGAAACAACCAATAATCGCATGGAGCTGATGGCTGCTATTGAGGGCTTGAGTGCCTTAAAAGAACCATGTGCGGTATTGTTAACCACCGATTCGCAATACGTTTTGAAAGGTGTGACTGAGTGGATCGCCGGTTGGAAGCGCAACGGTTGGAAAACGGCTGCCAAACAACCGGTTAAAAATGCCGATCTATGGCAGCGTTTGGATGAACAAACCCAGCGGCATGAAGTAGAGTGGCGTTGGGTGCGGGGGCACACAGGGCATCGCGAAAACGAAATTGCAGATAGCCTCGCCAACCGTGGCATCGAAGAATTAAGCTAA
- a CDS encoding class I SAM-dependent methyltransferase encodes MPNRFITGVRRQWRKRFGVLPLRSALRPLSEWFASPLGQLLVDNEQACIDNELRDLFGYHLLQLSVAQHLDLTQASRISHRFALYPQASEQPIVTGVADFTHLPLPANSIDLVLLHHVLDYSQKPHQVLREAASALISQGHLVVIGFNPWSLFGAWRWLVRFFSHAPQWRHQSLRLGRVLDWLAILDFEPIVVKQSFYCPPCHKPGITKYLQWMERWGKRLGLPGGGFYLIVARKDSLAVTPLKPQWQGYAGLRGWGVTKILGRATRGKQPQAQYNVKK; translated from the coding sequence ATGCCAAACAGGTTTATAACAGGGGTTCGTCGCCAGTGGCGCAAACGCTTTGGTGTATTGCCCTTGCGCAGCGCCTTGCGGCCCTTGAGCGAATGGTTTGCATCACCGCTCGGGCAGTTACTCGTCGATAACGAACAGGCTTGTATCGATAACGAGTTGCGTGATTTGTTCGGCTATCATTTGCTCCAGCTCAGCGTCGCCCAGCATCTGGATTTAACCCAGGCTAGCCGTATATCTCACCGTTTTGCACTTTACCCGCAAGCCTCAGAACAGCCAATTGTGACTGGCGTGGCGGATTTTACGCATTTACCTTTGCCTGCCAATTCGATTGATCTTGTACTTTTGCACCATGTGTTGGACTACAGCCAGAAACCCCATCAGGTTTTGCGCGAAGCTGCCAGCGCATTAATTTCGCAGGGCCATCTGGTCGTAATCGGGTTCAATCCATGGAGTTTGTTTGGTGCGTGGCGCTGGTTGGTACGTTTTTTTAGCCATGCGCCGCAGTGGCGTCATCAATCCTTACGGTTGGGCAGGGTTTTAGATTGGCTGGCGATACTGGATTTCGAGCCCATAGTCGTAAAGCAAAGTTTTTACTGCCCCCCTTGTCATAAACCTGGAATCACCAAATATTTGCAATGGATGGAGCGCTGGGGTAAAAGGCTGGGTCTTCCTGGTGGTGGCTTCTATTTAATAGTCGCCCGAAAAGACAGTTTGGCCGTGACCCCGCTTAAGCCCCAATGGCAGGGTTACGCCGGTTTGCGTGGTTGGGGTGTGACAAAGATTCTCGGCAGAGCAACCCGCGGAAAACAACCACAAGCACAATATAATGTTAAGAAGTAA
- the gloB gene encoding hydroxyacylglutathione hydrolase yields MLHIHTIPAFTDNYFWLLQPDIGSPDTYIVDPGAAQPVYDYLTKHKLTLQGILLTHHHHDHIDGAAELAESFKILIYGPDSKRIPQVTQHLYEGNRLQLGNISAEIMEIPGHTLDHIAYLINTPDSSPLLFSGDTLFAVGCGRLFDGTAPLLHQALQRIAALPDDTLVFCGHEYTLANIRFALTIEPDNTDLKSRQEIEIQKRERGVPTLPTLLDLERRTNPFLRCHLNSVRTSVERLSNQTLTTDAEIFASLRLLKDRF; encoded by the coding sequence ATGCTTCACATTCACACAATTCCGGCTTTCACGGATAATTATTTTTGGTTACTCCAGCCTGACATAGGCTCGCCGGATACCTATATCGTCGATCCGGGAGCTGCACAGCCAGTTTACGATTACCTGACCAAGCATAAATTGACCTTGCAAGGCATACTCTTAACGCATCATCATCACGACCATATCGACGGCGCTGCTGAGCTTGCCGAGAGCTTCAAAATACTCATTTATGGGCCTGATTCAAAACGCATTCCACAGGTTACACAGCATTTATACGAAGGCAACAGACTTCAACTGGGCAATATCTCGGCCGAGATAATGGAGATACCAGGCCACACTCTTGATCATATCGCCTACTTAATAAACACCCCAGACAGTTCACCTCTACTTTTCAGTGGCGATACTTTGTTTGCGGTGGGTTGCGGACGCTTGTTTGACGGAACAGCACCACTGCTTCACCAAGCGCTTCAGAGAATCGCTGCCCTGCCAGACGATACGCTCGTATTCTGTGGCCACGAATACACACTTGCCAATATCCGTTTTGCACTGACTATTGAGCCAGACAACACTGACCTCAAGTCCAGACAAGAAATTGAAATCCAAAAACGCGAACGTGGAGTCCCGACCCTGCCGACGCTATTGGACTTGGAACGACGAACCAATCCGTTTTTGCGTTGTCACTTAAATTCGGTTCGCACCTCCGTTGAACGGCTTAGCAACCAGACTTTGACGACAGATGCCGAAATTTTCGCCAGTTTGAGACTTCTTAAAGATCGCTTCTGA
- a CDS encoding lytic transglycosylase: MNFINRPLLTMVSVTALMVGCDSLHLKPTPKSTANPTAEAAQHPITVTTTTPEERTYETVWERIRAGYSLPQTSNNAVDSQIRFYTSNKAYFYKITQQSEPFLHYVASEMQANGMPMELALLPFIESSYNPTAMSPNNAGMWQFGAATGRNFGLKQNNWYDGRKDVVASTDAAIRLLKKLYAKFDNDWLLAVAAYNAGDGAIQQAVDKNRRAGKPTDFWSLPLNKTTQGYIPQLLALSRIVADPNVYDFKLYPIADVPYFVKINVDSQINLADAAQNSSLDVSLLKKLNSGYKGWLTDPTEPRHVLVPVDAAATFKLQLDALPKVASTKWQEHVVKKGDNLDSIAKRYGANSAQIKSVNNIKGNNVAVGQHLQIPLSPTSSSADNNSALVIAEQTPPKQIERTGYYVVKSGENLWSIAKAQNLSVDRLAQLNNLTSKTTLKPGQKLVVIDQSIAKNSADSSRDSRKLNYTIKSGDTLGKIAAKYDVSVKQIMQWNKIKDETSIRPNQELIVLVDAKN, translated from the coding sequence ATGAATTTCATAAATCGCCCGTTATTAACGATGGTATCTGTGACCGCCTTGATGGTTGGTTGTGACAGCTTGCATTTGAAACCCACTCCCAAATCAACCGCAAATCCCACCGCCGAAGCAGCGCAACACCCAATTACCGTTACAACGACAACTCCTGAAGAGCGCACTTATGAAACTGTTTGGGAGCGTATACGCGCCGGCTATAGCCTACCCCAAACATCTAATAATGCTGTTGATTCGCAAATTCGTTTTTACACCAGCAATAAAGCCTACTTCTACAAAATTACCCAACAAAGCGAACCATTCCTGCATTACGTTGCGAGTGAAATGCAAGCGAATGGAATGCCAATGGAGCTGGCGTTACTACCTTTTATTGAAAGCTCTTACAATCCAACGGCCATGTCACCCAACAATGCGGGCATGTGGCAATTTGGAGCAGCCACGGGGCGCAACTTTGGGCTCAAACAAAACAATTGGTACGATGGCCGCAAAGATGTTGTTGCCTCCACTGATGCAGCCATACGTTTACTAAAAAAACTTTACGCAAAATTTGATAACGACTGGCTGCTCGCTGTCGCTGCTTACAATGCAGGCGATGGTGCAATCCAGCAAGCCGTTGATAAAAATCGCCGCGCGGGTAAACCAACTGATTTTTGGTCGCTGCCGCTCAATAAAACCACCCAAGGTTATATCCCACAATTATTGGCGCTCTCAAGAATTGTGGCTGATCCAAATGTTTACGACTTTAAACTCTACCCAATTGCCGATGTGCCCTACTTCGTAAAAATAAATGTGGATTCGCAAATTAACCTTGCGGACGCTGCGCAAAATAGTTCACTCGACGTATCACTTTTAAAAAAATTAAATTCTGGCTACAAGGGTTGGTTAACAGATCCCACAGAGCCTCGCCATGTATTAGTGCCAGTAGATGCTGCAGCAACATTTAAATTACAGCTGGATGCATTACCCAAAGTAGCAAGTACAAAATGGCAGGAACATGTGGTGAAGAAAGGCGATAATTTGGATAGCATCGCAAAAAGATACGGCGCTAATAGCGCTCAAATTAAATCAGTAAATAATATTAAGGGTAATAATGTAGCTGTTGGCCAGCACTTACAAATTCCTTTATCCCCCACATCATCCTCTGCCGACAATAATTCCGCATTGGTAATTGCAGAACAAACGCCACCTAAGCAAATAGAAAGAACCGGTTACTATGTCGTAAAATCAGGCGAAAATTTATGGTCCATTGCAAAAGCACAAAATCTTTCGGTGGACAGGCTCGCCCAATTAAATAATTTAACCAGTAAAACTACTTTAAAACCTGGTCAAAAATTAGTTGTTATCGATCAATCTATTGCCAAAAATTCCGCCGATTCATCCAGGGATTCACGCAAACTTAACTACACCATAAAATCCGGCGACACCCTCGGAAAGATTGCTGCAAAGTATGACGTTAGCGTCAAACAAATTATGCAGTGGAATAAAATCAAAGACGAAACCAGTATTCGCCCAAATCAGGAATTGATTGTGCTGGTGGACGCAAAGAATTAA
- a CDS encoding ABC transporter ATP-binding protein: MLHVENLRIVFNTRDGASVAVENLSFKLNAGEVLGIVGESGSGKSVACYSLLGLLPMPPGKIESGSAMFSGQDLLRMSEAELRKIRGHKISMIFQDPMTSLNPYMRISDQLVESVLQHHKISKKAARQRAIDALNEVGIRDAETRIDQYPHQFSGGMRQRVMIAMALIAEPELLIADEPTTALDVSVQAQILKLIKQLQVNRKLAVIFITHDLGVAAQMADHILVMEKGKLVEQGKTEDIFNRPTQPYTQKLLRAVLTTAKPTPSLADKAKPPFLEVKQLKTWFPQFGGLFIKHLINTQKAVDDISLTIYRGEILGVVGESGSGKSTLGRTIMRLVEAHSGEVLLEGKDLLRLSESDLKNSRRHFQMIFQDPYASLNPRMTVFDTLAEPLLVHGLATKKTVLELVNQLMDDVGLDRRFIRKYPHEFSGGQRQRIAIARAIALKPKLIIADEPVSALDVTIRAQILKLLLELTQKHQLTMLFISHDMSVVRYLCDRVLVMQNGRVIEEGETEALFSAPKESYTQQLLAAIPKL; encoded by the coding sequence ATGTTGCATGTAGAAAATTTACGTATCGTTTTTAATACTCGTGATGGCGCCAGTGTCGCAGTTGAGAATTTAAGTTTTAAGCTTAATGCTGGCGAAGTTTTAGGAATTGTAGGAGAGTCTGGTTCAGGAAAATCAGTTGCTTGTTATAGCTTGCTTGGCCTACTTCCCATGCCGCCAGGCAAAATTGAAAGTGGTTCGGCCATGTTTTCGGGGCAAGATTTATTGCGCATGAGCGAAGCTGAATTGCGCAAAATCCGCGGCCATAAAATAAGCATGATCTTTCAAGATCCCATGACTTCGCTAAATCCTTACATGCGAATTTCAGATCAACTCGTTGAATCGGTTTTGCAACATCATAAGATTTCCAAAAAAGCAGCACGTCAACGTGCAATTGATGCATTGAATGAAGTTGGAATCCGAGATGCTGAAACTCGTATTGATCAATATCCGCATCAATTTTCCGGCGGTATGCGTCAACGTGTCATGATTGCCATGGCGTTAATTGCTGAACCAGAATTATTAATAGCTGATGAGCCAACAACTGCATTAGATGTTAGTGTTCAAGCGCAAATACTTAAGTTGATAAAGCAACTTCAGGTTAATCGTAAACTGGCCGTTATTTTTATTACTCATGATCTGGGTGTGGCTGCACAAATGGCCGACCATATATTGGTTATGGAAAAAGGAAAATTAGTAGAACAGGGGAAAACGGAAGATATTTTCAACAGGCCTACCCAGCCATACACACAAAAATTGTTGCGTGCTGTATTAACAACCGCAAAACCTACACCTAGTTTGGCCGATAAAGCCAAGCCTCCATTTTTGGAAGTCAAACAATTAAAAACCTGGTTTCCGCAATTTGGTGGCTTATTCATAAAGCATTTAATCAATACCCAAAAAGCGGTTGATGATATTAGTTTAACAATCTATCGCGGTGAAATTCTGGGTGTTGTAGGTGAGTCGGGTTCGGGTAAATCGACTCTAGGCCGAACTATTATGCGTTTGGTGGAAGCGCATTCAGGAGAAGTGTTACTGGAAGGAAAAGATCTGTTGCGATTGTCGGAATCGGATTTGAAAAATTCTCGCCGCCATTTTCAGATGATATTCCAGGATCCCTATGCTTCGTTAAATCCGCGCATGACTGTGTTTGATACCTTGGCCGAACCTTTATTAGTGCATGGTTTAGCTACGAAAAAAACGGTTCTGGAGCTGGTTAATCAATTAATGGATGATGTGGGTTTGGATCGGCGGTTTATTCGCAAATATCCGCATGAGTTTTCCGGTGGGCAGCGCCAGCGCATTGCAATTGCCCGTGCGATTGCGTTGAAGCCAAAATTAATTATTGCTGACGAGCCAGTATCAGCTCTCGATGTGACTATTCGTGCGCAAATTCTTAAGCTCCTGTTAGAGCTTACGCAAAAACATCAACTCACCATGTTATTTATTTCACACGATATGTCGGTTGTGCGTTATTTGTGCGATCGTGTATTGGTGATGCAAAACGGAAGAGTGATTGAAGAAGGGGAAACCGAGGCGCTGTTTTCTGCGCCGAAAGAATCCTATACGCAGCAATTATTGGCTGCTATACCCAAGCTATAA
- a CDS encoding ABC transporter permease, which yields MNNAINIERGTSLGRDAYLRLRKNKMAIMGLCVLVFFISLALLTPLIAPYTYDGQNLELGATPPSTYHWLGTDTLGRDQLTRIMYGSRVSLMVGFVATAVALLIGVFWGATAGFLGGRVDAIMMRIVDTIFALPFTIFIILLTVIFGSSMLLLFLAIGAVEWLTMARIVRGQVLNIKQQEFVEAAVTMGLSPWQIITRHLIPNVLGPIIVYTTLTIPGVILLESFLSFLGLGIQPPESSWGSLISSGVEVMEEFPWLLIFPGLALSITLFSLNFLGDGLRDALDPRTSKD from the coding sequence ATGAATAATGCAATCAACATAGAGCGCGGTACATCACTTGGTCGAGATGCTTATTTGCGTTTACGTAAAAACAAAATGGCGATCATGGGTTTGTGCGTGTTAGTTTTTTTTATTTCCTTGGCTTTGTTAACACCCCTTATCGCGCCTTATACCTATGACGGACAAAATTTGGAATTAGGGGCAACACCACCATCTACTTATCACTGGCTAGGTACGGATACATTGGGGCGCGATCAACTAACGCGTATTATGTACGGTAGCCGGGTTTCACTTATGGTTGGATTTGTTGCGACCGCCGTTGCACTTTTGATAGGCGTGTTCTGGGGCGCAACAGCGGGATTTTTGGGTGGACGTGTTGATGCGATAATGATGCGTATTGTAGATACCATTTTCGCTTTGCCTTTTACGATTTTTATTATTTTGCTTACGGTTATATTTGGTAGCAGCATGCTCTTGCTGTTTTTAGCTATAGGTGCTGTAGAGTGGCTGACCATGGCGCGTATTGTGCGCGGCCAGGTGTTGAACATCAAACAACAAGAGTTTGTTGAAGCGGCGGTGACAATGGGTTTGTCGCCTTGGCAAATTATTACGCGTCATTTAATTCCCAATGTTCTGGGTCCCATTATTGTTTATACAACGCTTACGATTCCCGGCGTTATTTTGTTGGAATCATTTTTAAGTTTTCTCGGTTTGGGCATTCAGCCTCCGGAAAGCTCTTGGGGTTCGTTAATTTCCAGTGGTGTGGAGGTCATGGAAGAATTTCCATGGTTATTAATTTTCCCTGGTTTGGCGTTATCCATTACTTTATTTTCGCTAAATTTTTTAGGTGATGGTTTGCGAGATGCTTTGGACCCACGAACGTCGAAAGACTAA
- a CDS encoding ABC transporter permease encodes MFFFIIRRIFQTIPVLILVTIVTFILIHSAPGGPFDQERKVSPDVLKHLNARYHLDEPVWQQFGRYVGNLLQGDFGPSFKYPSHTVNDLIAAGFPVTFELAFYAILFALLIGLSAGIIASLKPNTYLDYIPMSSAMLGICLPSFVLGPLLLLVFGIWLQWFPVAGWGKIPGDKILPSITLGASYAAYIARITRGGMLDVLLQDYIRTARAKGLSTARILFVHALRGGITPAVSFLGPAIAGLLAGSFIVESVFQIPGIGRFYIQAAFNRDYTMIMGCTIFFAFLIVIFNLLADVILLLLNPKLRQEVIGGR; translated from the coding sequence ATGTTCTTCTTCATTATCAGGCGCATATTTCAAACCATACCAGTTTTAATTTTGGTAACCATAGTTACATTTATTTTGATTCATTCCGCCCCAGGTGGTCCCTTTGATCAAGAACGCAAAGTTTCGCCAGATGTTTTAAAACATTTAAATGCGCGGTATCACCTTGACGAGCCAGTGTGGCAACAGTTTGGACGTTATGTAGGAAACTTATTGCAAGGTGATTTTGGTCCTTCTTTTAAATATCCGAGCCACACAGTTAATGATTTAATTGCGGCTGGTTTCCCCGTTACATTTGAATTAGCTTTTTATGCGATTTTGTTTGCATTGCTGATTGGATTATCGGCTGGAATTATCGCGTCTTTAAAACCCAATACATACCTGGATTACATTCCCATGTCTAGCGCTATGTTGGGTATTTGTTTGCCATCATTTGTTTTAGGTCCACTATTACTGCTGGTGTTTGGTATTTGGTTGCAATGGTTTCCTGTTGCGGGTTGGGGGAAAATACCGGGCGATAAAATTTTACCGTCAATTACCTTGGGTGCATCTTATGCTGCTTATATCGCGCGAATTACACGTGGCGGAATGTTGGATGTTTTGTTGCAAGATTATATTCGTACGGCGCGCGCTAAAGGGCTATCCACTGCACGAATTTTATTCGTGCATGCGCTGCGTGGTGGCATTACGCCAGCTGTTTCTTTTTTAGGGCCAGCTATCGCGGGATTGTTGGCGGGCTCGTTTATTGTTGAGAGTGTTTTTCAAATTCCCGGTATAGGTCGCTTCTATATACAAGCCGCGTTTAACCGTGATTACACCATGATTATGGGGTGTACAATTTTCTTTGCTTTCTTGATTGTTATTTTTAATTTACTTGCAGATGTGATATTGCTTTTGCTTAACCCCAAATTGCGACAAGAAGTGATTGGGGGGCGCTAA
- a CDS encoding peptide ABC transporter substrate-binding protein, whose translation MKFSASFICTLCVLILVLNACGKHKTLVEIGDQQQIIHINNMSEPSEIDPHITSGLPEYRLQMAVFEGLVLKDPKTLEPKPAVADSWTISEDGTEYTFHIRDAARWSDGDKVTAYDFEYSWKRVLQPEIGNEFVTDFFVIKNAEDYYKGKIRDFSQVGIKAINESTFQIILNNPTSYFLAQMDHFPMFPVQKKTIEKFNAFKERGTGWTKPENFVGNGPFIIKEWIPQVIFSVKRNPYYWDSTNVKLNEMHFYPYENVLLEERMFAAGQIHKTEFLPTAKVDKYRNSPAYRQYPFYASYYYVFNTKLKPLDDVRVRKALAYTIDRESIVKNILRAGQTPAYHLTPDDPYGYKPRASFNYDIPLAKKLLAEAGFPDGKGFPTLELVYNTHADHLKIAVAIQEMWKQNLGINITLRNMEWKVYLDARNSHSFHILRRGNVGEVVDPGTFLFTMTSDDPLNESQWGSKRYDELIGLTKSAKSQQERFEYFQEAEQILVDEMPLIPLYIYTTNNLVSPSVKGYYNNVLDYHPYKYLYLEYMGQ comes from the coding sequence ATGAAATTTTCAGCTTCCTTCATTTGCACATTATGTGTATTGATTCTCGTATTAAATGCATGCGGGAAGCATAAAACATTAGTAGAGATAGGTGACCAACAACAAATCATTCATATAAATAATATGTCTGAGCCTTCCGAAATTGATCCTCATATCACCAGCGGGCTTCCCGAGTATCGTTTACAAATGGCTGTTTTTGAAGGTCTAGTATTAAAAGATCCAAAAACTCTGGAGCCTAAACCTGCTGTGGCTGATTCATGGACTATTTCAGAGGATGGAACAGAATACACGTTCCATATCCGGGATGCTGCTCGATGGTCTGACGGCGATAAAGTTACTGCTTATGATTTTGAATATTCCTGGAAGCGGGTGTTGCAGCCGGAAATTGGTAACGAATTTGTCACTGATTTTTTTGTGATTAAAAATGCAGAAGATTATTATAAAGGTAAGATAAGAGATTTCTCCCAAGTTGGAATAAAAGCAATAAATGAATCGACATTTCAAATTATATTAAATAACCCAACCAGTTATTTTTTAGCGCAGATGGACCATTTTCCAATGTTCCCAGTGCAGAAAAAAACAATTGAAAAATTCAATGCTTTTAAAGAGCGGGGCACTGGGTGGACAAAACCGGAAAATTTTGTAGGTAACGGTCCATTTATAATTAAAGAGTGGATTCCTCAAGTCATTTTTTCGGTAAAGCGCAACCCTTATTATTGGGATAGCACCAACGTAAAGCTCAATGAAATGCATTTTTATCCTTATGAAAATGTTTTGTTAGAAGAACGCATGTTTGCTGCTGGGCAGATTCATAAGACGGAGTTTTTGCCAACAGCCAAGGTGGATAAGTACAGAAATTCACCCGCGTACCGTCAATATCCTTTTTATGCATCTTATTACTACGTGTTTAACACTAAGTTGAAACCTCTGGATGATGTAAGAGTGCGAAAAGCTCTGGCTTACACAATTGATCGAGAGTCTATCGTTAAGAATATTTTGCGTGCTGGTCAAACGCCTGCTTACCATCTAACGCCAGATGACCCTTATGGTTACAAACCTCGCGCTTCGTTTAACTACGACATCCCATTAGCAAAAAAACTTTTAGCTGAAGCTGGTTTTCCAGATGGTAAAGGTTTCCCTACATTAGAATTGGTTTATAACACTCATGCGGATCATTTAAAAATTGCGGTTGCGATTCAGGAAATGTGGAAACAAAATCTGGGTATAAATATCACGCTTCGAAATATGGAGTGGAAAGTATATTTGGATGCGCGAAATTCACATAGCTTCCATATATTACGTCGCGGAAATGTAGGTGAGGTTGTTGATCCAGGAACATTTTTATTTACTATGACAAGTGACGACCCGCTTAATGAGTCGCAATGGGGTAGTAAACGCTACGATGAATTAATTGGTCTCACCAAGAGCGCAAAAAGCCAACAAGAGCGCTTCGAATATTTTCAAGAGGCAGAACAGATTTTGGTTGACGAAATGCCTTTAATTCCCCTTTATATTTATACAACCAATAATTTAGTCTCACCGTCTGTAAAGGGGTATTACAACAACGTTTTGGATTATCATCCCTATAAATATCTCTATTTGGAATACATGGGCCAATAG